A region from the Mya arenaria isolate MELC-2E11 chromosome 2, ASM2691426v1 genome encodes:
- the LOC128208914 gene encoding uncharacterized protein LOC128208914 isoform X2 encodes MLSPARLVCGCLLVASLSPNVSSQGSMQGAAPPYIPGWAGFSGHDVYQQGVPGFQPSLSMAALAPPSALQPPGAMSGLGNLPHRMPSPWHPHLPSVNSLPVNGLQSVLPDVNGYALEKELRAASGASLDHRAFSHSANGIYAHSQAPPLDSIYQRHLESNKFSDLSISKSSHMESSKVDTYSFNHSSNIQSAPNSSTFNISPGINDVSSSSLKWKSVYMPNTNSSVENYTHSREPMSYRDPGQMSTSTSLSLPVVTSAAPQHSNVISYYSEPRDRDRYSIPAGFPSEMASREAAKILAESHVSDMTLRPQQASENRHRTSPFMNISNNVHRQHNAPPFEEIFQKLPSKLGMPNDMRPENAPQYSSLPPPSKASQSKVPDFWSQFGLPQPFMDQNGLNLQPQGAENAHVKRQYEHEHQEESLPKPSKKQKVKNLPEITHPDSSGPVLQMSDGKCKSPKSDNRRGIFAPNPEIDALVNAKVCEIMAAIKQKEKPVPTDSCETRKSPKQEKKAQSSAHSNHPTFVHAPHGETNYPANGKSVDIDPYKFPQSDEHARLSNQVMDMRMNRKGVMLENPQTSSSSRSFEPGNAHAQHGSSSIQSVVDYSIEAMICKTGEKPAPHPQPSKHEQLMHQVNEVRQIKQDHGRVSPCCGNCEQLGVQSSEHCTNHKHLQLKENMQMATHLQQKGNLQMATHLQQQKGNKQMATHLQQKGNLQMASHKHGQSAHSSDPFKFTDEPTAEIKPIYKPYKFMNSAIKSEKPEKRVFDTFASGLETKSKMDLTDKYRQFLKINQKENTLFNAVRKGIKTEKNVNKAAKYSVIKSEKLQGQVFPKKNLTYGIKSSNALLKRSRLHGVKLPNVRQKWRNNVKYVQRQKDDNDFAKKLMKNLGFKPLTLHDLVTKSKKLTLPKTYFSGKTTIASSVLSSENKTACRDRVSPKALENISHEFLEVKNQAKNEMEMKEVKPLTAMPFHRSRSFECLASDIDVSEKRFRSNSIDLGSPQKTNNKQHACQQQQSLPLVQGGLNNQAPQSCDLSQMEAISSQISDLRERVTGGNQNLEQNLVEEVPRCSCLASDSMINEAVEGPYYTHLGSGRSVEAIRVILENRTGVYGSAVRIEKLRYSGKEGKSPQGCPIAKWIVRRGSVEEKYLALVRHRVGHVCDKAWIIIGLVAWEGVPATQADHLYDYLSTTLPSYGNETERRCGTNDRKTCACQGADLMKRGASFSFGCSWSMYFNGCKFARSTHARKFRLKNESAEQLLEDKLQELASQVGPLYKQCAPDAHANQSHFSKMAQDCRLGDSGPFSGVTACVDFCAHAHKDIHNMNNGSTVVVTLTKHRGLSKPDDEQLHVLPMYVLDPTDERGSFEGQFAKIQNGSLEVLHQFPLEARMRAQPLESCKKRKMAKKGAGKRMTKNGIYGWDSSSSAQSTPQKSMDMMSNQSGASHSGSLDNTPVKNAASDLDLKSDKPVSYEDLMAMSQHTQFNALYDKFWDYFYAFGVFPPPSILAQCIDKAAPSIQRSAKLPFTSHAQLNGGMADPYRVTSEQQKFDQQHAVPLHSNIAASSQGQHQSIPQLNKPVKVENMYGDHRANGQYVENCNNKAVHPSFGSNARIGDIHQPNDSGNIVENLSSHGTIPETISLTKEHKSNQPPARGIPTENGALDLSFSSNSSKSSQPALHNEQNLHEHSLLNKHASGNEHPTSSYQSPLDMLSQAVDMRSKNVGFNGTLTYTNGSNSQENHPPPSGYFYQSHHEAAYQNGRSSAFNKNQEQNQPFNHLFAEKNSGNQEFSNTQRLENTGQHNPSAFPSHHQGFSEQVSMGPGQPNMGPHSFNPQKLACGENLAPTLGPQPEQREPSLIDPDVVKCEMEYNEAAFRDPEMGGVAIALCHGAVLFEVAKRELHATTGLRNPNRYHPTRISLVFYQHKNLNTERHGMYAYEKKLEQLKMKRIEKMQLERGYVDMREIEDSFKGGKKRKVNSEEAKEEEELAQLVQQSQAPYRYMWDCSTARAETSTSAVTSTRWVEPCPMVTGPYQKWA; translated from the exons ATGTTATCTCCTGCCCGGCTTGTCTGTGGCTGCCTACTTGTTGCATCACTGTCTCCG AACGTTTCATCTCAGGGAAGCATGCAGGGTGCGGCCCCACCATACATTCCGGGCTGGGCAGGGTTCTCTGGCCATGATGTGTACCAGCAGGGAGTGCCAGGGTTCCAGCCCTCCCTGTCTATGGCTGCCCTAGCTCCACCCTCAGCCCTACAACCCCCGGGGGCAATGTCTGGGCTGGGGAACCTGCCTCACAGAATGCCCTCCCCCTGGCACCCGCACCTGCCCTCTGTCAACTCATTGCCAGTGAATGGTCTACAGTCCGTACTCCCTGATGTGAATGGATATGCATTGGAAAAGGAGCTAAGGGCAGCTAGTGGTGCAAGTTTGGATCACAGAGCATTCTCTCACTCTGCTAATGGAATTTATGCACATAGTCAAGCACCTCCTTTAGACAGTATATATCAGCGCCATCTAGAATCTAATAAATTTTCTGATCTCAGCATTTCTAAATCATCTCATATGGAGTCAAGCAAAGTTGACACCTATTCATTTAATCATTCAAGCAACATTCAGTCTGCACCCAATAGCTCTACGTTCAACATTTCTCCAGGAATAAATGATGTTTCATCATCTTCTCTCAAGTGGAAAAGTGTGTACATGCCAAATACGAATTCATCAGTAGAGAACTATACTCATAGCAGGGAGCCAATGAGCTACAGGGATCCTGGTCAAATGTCTACCTCAACTAGCCTCTCACTACCAGTGGTGACATCTGCTGCCCCCCAGCACAGCAATGTGATCTCCTACTACTCCGAACCCAGGGACAGGGACAGATACTCCATACCAGCAGGCTTTCCAAGTGAAATGGCTAGTAGGGAGGCAGCGAAGATATTGGCAGAATCTCATGTCTCTGATATGACTCTCAGGCCCCAACAGGCTTCAGAAAATAGACATAGGACCTCGCCTTTTATGAACATATCAAACAACGTGCATAGGCAGCATAATGCACCAccttttgaagaaatatttcaaaagcttCCATCGAAATTAGGCATGCCAAATGATATGAGACCGGAGAATGCTCCTCAATATTCATCTCTTCCCCCTCCGTCAAAGGCAAGCCAAAGCAAGGTTCCAGACTTCTGGAGTCAGTTTGGTTTGCCTCAACCATTTATGGATCAGAATGGACTTAATCTCCAACCACAAGGAGCTGAAAACGCACATGTGAAGAGGCAATATGAGCATGAACATCAAGAAGAAAGTCTGCCCAAGCCTTCAAAGAAACAGAAGGTAAAAAATTTACCAGAAATAACCCATCCAGACAGTTCAGGACCTGTTCTTCAAATGTCAGATGGCAAATGTAAATCACCCAAAAGTGATAACAGGAGAGGCATATTTGCTCCTAATCCGGAGATTGATGCTCTTGTTAATGCCAAAGTCTGTGAAATTATGGCAGCTATAAAGCAGAAGGAGAAGCCTGTACCAACGGACAGTTGTGAGACCCGCAAATCTCCCAAACAGGAGAAGAAGGCACAAAGCAGTGCTCATTCTAACCATCCAACTTTTGTTCATGCCCCACATGGAGAAACAAATTACCCTGCCAATGGAAAGTCAGTAGACATTGACCCATACAAGTTCCCTCAAAGTGATGAACATGCTAGGCTCTCAAATCAGGTGATGGACATGAGGATGAATAGGAAGGGAGTTATGTTAGAGAACCCCCAGACAAGCAGCTCTTCTAGGTCCTTTGAGCCTGGAAATGCCCACGCTCAACATGGTAGCAGCTCTATCCAGTCAGTAGTGGATTACTCCATTGAAGCCATGATTTGTAAAACAGGTGAAAAGCCAGCACCCCATCCACAACCATCAAAACATGAGCAGCTGATGCACCAAGTGAATGAAGTGAGGCAGATAAAGCAGGATCATGGTAGAGTATCGCCGTGCTGTGGAAACTGTGAACAGCTTGGTGTTCAGTCTTCAGAGCATTGCACAAACCACAAACACTTACAGCTGAAGGAAAATATGCAGATGGCAACACACTTACAACAGAAAGGGAATTTGCAGATGGCAACACACTTACAGCAGCAGAAAGGAAATAAACAGATGGCAACACACTTACAGCAGAAAGGAAATTTGCAGATGGCAAGTCACAAGCATGGTCAGTCAGCTCACTCTAGTGACCCATTTAAATTTACAGATGAACCTACAGCAGAGATTAAACCCATTTATAAACCATACAAATTCATGAATAGTGCAATCAAATCAGAGAAACCTGAAAAAAGAGTGTTTGACACATTTGCAAGTGGACTTGAAACAAAGTCAAAAATGGATCTGACTGACAAATACAGGCAGTTCttgaaaataaaccaaaaagaaaatactttattCAATGCAGTCAGAAAAGgaataaaaactgaaaagaATGTAAATAAGGCAGCAAAATACAGTGTAATTAAATCTGAAAAACTGCAAGGACAGGTTTTCCCAAAGAAGAATCTTACGTATGGAATAAAGTCTTCAAATGCCCTGTTGAAGCGGAGCAGACTGCATGGTGTAAAATTACCAAATGTGAGACAGAAGTGGAGAAATAATGTCAAATATGTACAGAGACAGAAAGATGACAATGACTTTGCAAAGAAATTGATGAAAAACCTTGGATTTAAACCTCTTACATTACATGATTTAgttacaaaaagtaaaaagcTAACACTTCCAAAAACCTATTTCAGTGGTAAAACAACTATTGCATCTAGCGTTCTAAGTTCAGAAAATAAAACTGCATGTCGAGACAGAGTTTCTCCAAAGGCTCTAGAAAACATCAGCCATGAATTTCTGGAAGTGAAGAATCAAGCCAAAAATGAGATGGAGATGAAAGAAGTAAAACCATTGACTGCCATGCCATTTCACAGATCAAGGAGCTTTGAATGTCTAGCATCTGATATAGATGTGTCTGAAAAAAGGTTTCGATCAAATTCAATAGACCTTGGCAGCCCACAGAAGACCAATAATAAGCAACATGCCTGTCAACAGCAACAAAGTTTACCCCTGGTGCAGGGTGGACTCAATAATCAAGCACCACAGTCATGTGATTTGAGCCAGATGGAAGCGATCTCGTCACAGATCAGTGATCTTCGTGAGCGGGTTACGGGTGGCAACCAGAACCTGGAACAAAACCTTGTCGAGGAGGTGCCTCGCTGCTCCTGCTTGGCTTCAGACA GCATGATCAATGAGGCAGTTGAAGGGCCGTACTACACCCACCTTGGTTCTGGGCGCAGTGTGGAGGCCATCAGGGTTATACTAGAAAACAG GACTGGAGTTTATGGGAGTGCTGTGAGGATTGAGAAGCTGCGATACTCCGGCAAGGAAGGCAAGAGTCCCCAGGGATGTCCCATAGCCAAATGG ATTGTGCGCCGAGGCAGTGTGGAGGAGAAGTACCTGGCACTGGTGCGACACCGGGTTGGACATGTGTGTGACAAGGCATGGATCATCATTGGGCTTGTGGCCTGGGAGGGGGTGCCTGCCACACAGGCGGACCACTTGTACGACTACCTGAGCACCACCCTGCCCTCTTATGGCAATGAGACAGAGCGTCGCTGTGGCACAAATGACAG GAAAACTTGTGCATGCCAGGGAGCTGACTTGATGAAACGTGGAGCCTCATTCTCATTTGGGTGTTCCTGGAGCATGTATTTCAACGGCTGCAAGTTTGCTCGCAGTACACATGCGCGCAAGTTCAGACTCAAGAATGAAAGTGCT GAGCAGTTGTTGGAGGATAAGCTGCAGGAGTTGGCCTCCCAAGTAGGGCCCCTCTACAAGCAGTGTGCCCCCGACGCCCATGCCAACCAG TCCCACTTTTCCAAGATGGCCCAGGATTGTCGCCTGGGAGACAGTGGCCCATTCTCAGGTGTGACCGCCTGTGTCGACTTCTGTGCCCATGCCCATAAAGACATCCACAACATGAACAACGGCAGTACTGTG gttgtgaccttgaccaagCACAGAGGCCTGTCTAAGCCAGACGATGAGCAACTGCATGTGCTGCCAATGTACGTTCTAGACCCTACAGACGAGCGGGGCAGCTTTGAGGGCCAGTTTGCCAAAATCCAAAATGGTTCACTGGAAGTGCTTCACCAGTTCCCCCTGGAGGCCAGGATGCGGGCTCAGCCTCTCGAGTCCTGTAAGAAACGCAAGATGGCCAAGAAAGGTGCAGGCAAGAGAATGACCAAGAATGGCATCTATGGCTGGGATTCCTCATCTTCTGCCCAGTCCACACCACAGAAAAGTATGGACATGATGTCAAACCAGTCTGGGGCCAGCCACTCTGGATCACTTGACAACACCCCGGTGAAAAATGCAGCAAGTGATCTTGATCTCAAGAGTGACAAGCCAGTTTCCTACGAAGATCTTATGGCAATGTCCCAGCATACTCAGTTTAATGCTCTCTACGACAAGTTTTGGGACTACTTCTACGCTTTTGGTGTGTTCCCACCACCTTCCATACTTGCACAGTGTATTGACAAGGCAGCTCCATCCATCCAAAGGTCTGCAAAACTGCCCTTTACATCCCATGCTCAGCTTAATGGAGGAATGGCTGACCCCTACAGAGTGACCTCAGAGCAACAAAAGTTTGATCAACAACATGCAGTGCCTTTACATTCTAACATTGCTGCTAGTTCTCAAGGACAACACCAGAGTATACCTCAATTAAACAAACCAGTGAAGGTTGAGAACATGTATGGTGATCATAGAGCCAATGGACAGTATGTTgaaaattgtaataataaagcTGTCCATCCTAGCTTTGGAAGTAATGCTAGAATTGGTGATATACATCAGCCTAATGACAGTGGAAATATAGTGGAAAATTTATCCTCACACGGTACAATTCCTGAAactatttctttaacaaaagaACATAAAAGTAACCAGCCTCCAGCTAGAGGGATACCTACTGAAAATGGCGCTTTGGATTTATCTTTCTCTTCAAACAGCAGTAAATCATCTCAGCCAGCATTGCATAATGAACAAAATCTACATGAACACAGTTTGTTGAACAAACATGCATCAGGGAATGAACATCCTACATCATCGTACCAGTCACCACTAGACATGCTGTCCCAGGCTGTGGACATGAGAAGCAAGAATGTTGGCTTTAATGGGACACTGACGTATACAAATGGCTCAAACTCTCAGGAAAACCATCCACCTCCATCAGGATATTTTTATCAGTCACATCATGAAGCAGCATACCAGAATGGCAGATCTAGTGCTTTCAACAAGAATCAGGAACAAAATCAACCATTCAATCATTTATTTGCTGAGAAAAATTCAGGGAATCAGGAATTTTCAAATACTCAAAGGCTAGAAAATACCGGGCAGCATAATCCTTCTGCCTTTCCTTCTCACCATCAAGGTTTTAGTGAACAAGTCTCAATGGGTCCAGGGCAGCCCAACATGGGCCCACACAGTTTTAATCCACAGAAACTAGCATGTGGAGAAAACCTGGCTCCTACTTTGGGTCCACAACCAGAACAAAGGGAGCCCAGTTTGATAGATCCAGATGTCGTCAAGTGTGAAATGGAGTACAACGAGGCCGCCTTCCGAGATCCTGAGATGGGTGGGGTAGCAATTGCATTGTGTCACGGAGCCGTCCTTTTTGAGGTGGCAAAGCGCGAGTTGCACGCCACCACTGGCCTAAGAAATCCCAATAGGTACCATCCTACTAGAATTTCCCTAGTGTTTTACCAACACAAGAATCTGAACACCGAAAGACATGGAATGTATGCCTATGAGAAGAAACTGGAGCAGTTGAAAATGAAGCGCATTGAAAAGATGCAGCTTGAGAGAGGCTATGTTGATATGAGAGAGATAGAAGACAGTTTCAAGGGTGGGAAGAAGCGGAAGGTGAACAGCGAGGAGGCGAAGGAGGAGGAGGAGCTGGCGCAGCTAGTACAGCAGTCCCAGGCCCCATACCGCTACATGTGGGACTGCAGCACTGCCCGTGCCGAAACCAGCACCTCTGCCGTCACTTCCACCAGGTGGGTGGAGCCCTGCCCCATGGTCACCGGCCCCTACCAGAAGTGGGCATGA